The proteins below come from a single Plantactinospora sp. KBS50 genomic window:
- a CDS encoding SulP family inorganic anion transporter encodes MSAAVLGRLAGLLPDAGDWTAVRRSPRRDLLAGLTVAVVALPLALAFGVTSGLGAQAGLITAVVAGAVAAVFGGSNLQVSGPTGAMTVVLVPVVHRFGPTGVLAVGVLAGLVLIVLAVARLGRYVQYLPTPVIEGFTAGIAVVIALQQVPAALGVVDAHGEKVWAVAADAVVRFAAHPRPAAVLVAASVAALMLIGARWRPALPFSLLGVGAATVLAELVPVDLARIGTLPQGLPAPSLDFFDPGAVGALLPSALAVAALAALESLLSATVADGMTVGERHDPDRELFGQGLANLAAPVFGGIPATAAIARTAVNVRAGAASKLAALTHAVALAVIVLAAAPLVGRIPLAALAGVLLATTVRMVEVASLRALVRATRADAVVLVLTFAVTVIWDLVTAVAVGIAVAVVLALRAVARSAKLEQVPLEAGDHSAEEHALLAEHIVAYRLDGPLFFAAAHRFLLELSEVADVRVVILRMSRVSTMDATGARVLGDAIDRLRGRGITVLLSGITADHHQVLDALGVAEELRRAGLVFPDTPAAIRYARSLALAAPADGAGAAQADQHL; translated from the coding sequence GTGAGCGCAGCCGTGCTGGGCCGGCTGGCCGGCCTGCTGCCCGACGCCGGCGACTGGACGGCGGTGCGCCGGTCGCCCCGCCGGGACCTGCTGGCCGGGCTGACCGTGGCGGTGGTGGCGCTGCCGCTGGCCCTGGCGTTCGGCGTCACCTCCGGGCTGGGCGCGCAGGCCGGCCTGATCACCGCGGTGGTGGCCGGGGCCGTGGCGGCGGTGTTCGGCGGCTCCAACCTCCAGGTCTCCGGCCCGACCGGGGCGATGACCGTGGTGCTCGTGCCGGTGGTGCACCGCTTCGGCCCGACCGGCGTGCTCGCCGTCGGCGTGCTGGCCGGGCTGGTGCTGATCGTGCTGGCGGTGGCCCGGCTCGGCCGCTACGTGCAGTACCTGCCGACGCCGGTGATCGAGGGCTTCACCGCCGGCATCGCGGTGGTGATCGCGCTGCAACAGGTGCCGGCCGCGCTGGGCGTGGTCGACGCGCACGGCGAGAAGGTCTGGGCGGTGGCCGCCGACGCGGTCGTCCGGTTCGCGGCGCACCCCCGGCCGGCGGCCGTGCTCGTGGCGGCGTCGGTCGCGGCGCTCATGCTGATCGGCGCGCGGTGGCGGCCGGCCCTGCCGTTCTCGCTGCTCGGGGTCGGTGCCGCGACCGTGCTGGCCGAGCTGGTGCCGGTCGACCTGGCCCGGATCGGCACGCTGCCGCAGGGGCTGCCGGCGCCGTCCCTCGACTTCTTCGACCCGGGCGCGGTCGGAGCGCTGCTGCCGTCCGCGCTCGCGGTGGCCGCGCTCGCGGCGCTGGAGAGCCTGCTCTCGGCCACCGTGGCCGACGGGATGACGGTGGGCGAGCGGCACGACCCGGACCGGGAGCTGTTCGGGCAGGGCCTGGCGAACCTGGCCGCGCCGGTCTTCGGCGGCATCCCGGCCACCGCGGCGATCGCCCGGACGGCGGTGAACGTCCGGGCCGGCGCGGCCTCGAAGCTGGCCGCCCTGACCCACGCGGTCGCGCTCGCGGTGATCGTGCTGGCCGCGGCGCCGCTGGTCGGGCGGATCCCGCTGGCCGCGCTGGCCGGGGTGCTGCTGGCCACCACGGTCCGGATGGTGGAGGTCGCCTCGCTGCGCGCCCTCGTCCGGGCCACCCGCGCCGACGCGGTGGTGCTGGTGCTCACGTTCGCGGTCACGGTGATCTGGGACCTGGTGACCGCGGTGGCCGTGGGCATCGCGGTCGCCGTCGTCCTCGCGCTGCGGGCGGTGGCCCGCAGCGCCAAGCTGGAACAGGTGCCGCTGGAGGCCGGGGACCACAGCGCCGAGGAGCACGCCCTGCTGGCCGAGCACATCGTGGCGTACCGCCTCGACGGGCCGCTGTTCTTCGCCGCCGCCCACCGTTTCCTGCTGGAACTCTCCGAGGTGGCCGACGTCCGGGTGGTGATCCTGCGGATGTCCCGGGTCTCCACCATGGACGCCACCGGCGCCCGGGTGCTCGGCGACGCCATCGACAGGCTGCGCGGACGGGGCATCACCGTGCTGCTCTCCGGCATCACCGCCGACCACCACCAGGTGCTCGACGCGCTGGGCGTCGCCGAGGAACTGCGCCGCGCCGGGCTGGTCTTCCCGGACACCCCGGCCGCGATCCGCTACGCCCGGTCGCTCGCCCTGGCCGCACCGGCGGACGGGGCGGGCGCGGCGCAGGCCGACCAGCACCTGTGA
- the ilvD gene encoding dihydroxy-acid dehydratase: protein MPDLRSRTSTHGRTMAGARALWRATGMTDSDFGKPIVAIANSYTQFVPGHVHLKDLGGLVAEAVAEAGGVGREFNTIAVDDGIAMGHGGMLYSLPSRELIADAVEYMVNAHCADVLVCISNCDKITPGMLLAALRLNIPAVFVSGGPMEAGKVDGLAVVDGVVSTTTGRKLDLIDAMIASSDDAVGDGQLGEIERSACPTCGSCSGMFTANSMNCLTEAIGLALPGNGSTLATHAARRSLFVEAGRTAVALARRWYDGDDASVLPRSIASRAAFENAIALDVAMGGSTNTVLHLLAAAREAELDFGVVDIDEISRRVPCLAKVAPNSPKYHMEDVHRAGGIPAILGELDRAGLLRRDVHAVHADSLDAWLADWDIRGGRATAAANELFAAAPGGVRTTEPFSTTNRWDALDTDPADGCIRDLAHAYSADGGLAILRGNLAPDGCVVKTAGVPEECLTFRGPARVFESQEAAVEAILARRVVAGDVVLIRYEGPKGGPGMQEMLYPTSFLKGRGLGRSCALLTDGRFSGGTSGLSIGHVSPEAAGGGLIALVAEGDEIVIDIPGRSVVLNVPDEVLAARRIAEEKRDRPYTPTDRERPVSAALRAYASMATSASDGAYRRVPD, encoded by the coding sequence ATGCCTGACCTGCGGTCGAGGACCTCCACGCACGGACGGACGATGGCCGGCGCCCGGGCGCTGTGGCGTGCCACCGGGATGACCGACAGCGACTTCGGCAAGCCGATCGTCGCCATCGCCAACAGCTACACCCAGTTCGTACCGGGACACGTCCACCTCAAGGACCTCGGTGGCCTGGTGGCGGAGGCGGTCGCCGAGGCCGGCGGGGTGGGCCGGGAGTTCAACACGATCGCGGTGGACGACGGCATCGCGATGGGCCACGGCGGCATGCTCTACTCGCTGCCCAGCCGCGAGTTGATCGCCGACGCGGTGGAGTACATGGTCAACGCGCACTGCGCGGACGTCCTGGTGTGCATCTCCAACTGCGACAAGATCACCCCCGGCATGCTGCTGGCGGCGCTGCGGCTGAACATCCCCGCCGTGTTCGTCTCCGGTGGCCCGATGGAGGCCGGCAAGGTCGACGGGCTGGCCGTGGTCGACGGGGTGGTCTCCACCACCACCGGCCGCAAGCTCGACCTGATCGACGCGATGATCGCCTCCTCGGACGACGCGGTCGGCGACGGCCAACTCGGGGAGATCGAACGCTCCGCGTGCCCGACCTGCGGATCCTGTTCGGGCATGTTCACCGCGAACTCGATGAACTGCCTGACCGAGGCGATCGGCCTGGCCCTGCCCGGCAACGGTTCGACGCTGGCCACCCACGCCGCGCGCCGGTCGCTGTTCGTCGAGGCCGGCCGGACCGCCGTGGCGCTGGCCCGTCGCTGGTACGACGGGGACGACGCCTCGGTGCTGCCCCGCTCGATCGCCTCCCGGGCCGCCTTCGAGAACGCCATCGCGCTGGACGTGGCGATGGGCGGCTCCACCAACACCGTGCTGCACCTGTTGGCCGCGGCCCGCGAGGCGGAACTCGACTTCGGGGTGGTCGACATCGACGAGATCTCCCGCCGGGTGCCCTGCCTGGCCAAGGTCGCGCCGAACTCGCCGAAGTACCACATGGAGGACGTGCACCGGGCCGGCGGCATCCCCGCCATCCTCGGCGAGTTGGACCGCGCCGGACTGCTGCGCCGCGACGTGCACGCGGTGCACGCCGACTCGCTGGACGCCTGGCTCGCCGACTGGGACATCCGGGGCGGCCGGGCCACCGCGGCGGCGAACGAACTGTTCGCGGCGGCGCCGGGCGGGGTGCGCACGACCGAGCCGTTCTCCACCACCAACCGCTGGGACGCGCTGGACACCGATCCGGCCGACGGCTGCATCCGGGACCTCGCCCACGCGTACTCCGCCGACGGCGGGCTGGCGATCCTGCGTGGCAACCTGGCCCCGGACGGCTGCGTGGTGAAGACCGCCGGGGTGCCCGAGGAGTGCCTGACGTTCCGCGGGCCGGCCCGGGTGTTCGAGTCCCAGGAGGCGGCCGTCGAGGCGATCCTCGCCCGGCGGGTGGTGGCCGGCGACGTCGTGCTGATCCGGTACGAAGGCCCCAAGGGCGGGCCGGGGATGCAGGAGATGCTCTACCCCACCTCGTTCCTCAAGGGGCGCGGCCTCGGCCGGTCCTGTGCGCTGCTGACCGACGGCCGGTTCTCCGGCGGCACCTCCGGGCTGTCCATCGGGCACGTCTCCCCCGAGGCGGCCGGCGGCGGGCTCATCGCGCTGGTGGCCGAGGGTGACGAGATCGTCATCGACATTCCGGGCCGGTCGGTCGTACTCAACGTCCCGGACGAGGTGCTCGCGGCCCGCCGGATCGCCGAGGAGAAGCGCGACCGGCCGTACACGCCGACCGACCGGGAACGCCCGGTCTCCGCGGCGCTGCGCGCGTACGCCTCGATGGCCACCTCGGCCAGCGACGGCGCCTACCGGCGGGTGCCCGACTAG
- a CDS encoding putative bifunctional diguanylate cyclase/phosphodiesterase, whose translation MAAGAAVTTLTTVAGLGVLAGLGADWSDHHRERALLASVVAIGCTVGGAVLWAGLLRFPHLIRGAAVATRLALDGVIVAAALWFVGWVLLSRPTRLLGAATPVPGPAILVATITTAGGAGLAAMVILRAGRPRTRSVLAGVGVTLTALAGLLLSAGIGQSGPVATAVGAVLAPGGLLLLALAARTTEVLDETGVDVMLRGTGYAFLPMIGLSLAACYHEAVGGTFSGAVVAAGVVEGFALVSRHSLALRQVRGYANRLVEREAHFRELAHTDPLTGLANRRGLLRALHEELSPAPVVLLGLDLDGFKVVNDMRGHDVGDAVLVEVGQRLRRTLGPGHVPARLGGDEFAVLLRGDPAGAQRMAERLLLALGGAYQSAEGPVYLSVSIGVAVRSGSGAVEDLLRHADLALRYAKQRGKNRVERYDAGHEDRLRRRTTLEHELRGAIGRDELWLAFQPVVAVPSVRPVGAEALLRWEHPTLGSVRPDEFIPLAEECGMIADLGAWVLHRACHQLSVWLADGHDVWVSVNVSPRELHRPEYVRQVTEALRMHRVPAQRLVLEVTEHAVATDLDELIDRLTALRAIGVRVALDDFGAGYSSLGQLRRLPIDILKIDHSLVTDPEPEPNGAIRSVAAVGMVDMVMRLGHRLGLEVIAEGVTTPTELAAVVAAGCRFGQGLLFGWGVPAEHLAAQLEAASARTGEGPRADGVAVPPRSPVDEVIVASAQGVTVVPVSPVGVPQAGPPESPTGAPVAPVAAAPALAGGGEDGPVRPSQRGAGSTGATRSVQDVGAVDSGREMRQA comes from the coding sequence CTGGCCGCCGGTGCCGCGGTCACCACCCTCACCACGGTGGCCGGGCTGGGCGTGCTGGCCGGGCTGGGCGCGGACTGGTCGGATCACCACCGGGAGCGGGCGCTGCTGGCCTCCGTGGTGGCGATCGGCTGCACGGTCGGCGGCGCGGTGCTGTGGGCCGGGCTGCTGCGGTTTCCGCACCTGATCCGCGGCGCCGCGGTCGCCACCCGGCTGGCGCTGGACGGCGTCATCGTGGCGGCCGCGCTGTGGTTCGTCGGCTGGGTGCTGCTCAGCCGGCCGACCCGGCTGCTCGGCGCCGCCACCCCGGTGCCCGGCCCGGCCATCCTGGTGGCCACGATCACCACGGCCGGCGGGGCCGGCCTGGCGGCCATGGTGATCCTGCGGGCCGGCCGGCCGCGGACCCGGTCCGTGCTGGCCGGCGTCGGCGTCACCCTCACGGCCCTGGCCGGCCTGCTGCTGTCCGCGGGCATCGGCCAGTCCGGCCCGGTCGCCACGGCGGTCGGCGCCGTGCTCGCGCCGGGCGGGCTGCTGCTGCTGGCGCTGGCCGCCCGCACCACCGAGGTGCTGGACGAGACCGGCGTGGACGTGATGCTGCGCGGCACCGGGTACGCGTTCCTGCCGATGATCGGGCTCAGCCTGGCGGCCTGTTACCACGAGGCGGTCGGCGGCACCTTCTCCGGAGCGGTGGTGGCGGCCGGGGTGGTCGAGGGGTTCGCCCTGGTCTCCCGGCACTCGCTGGCGCTGCGCCAGGTGCGCGGCTACGCCAACCGGCTCGTCGAGCGCGAGGCGCACTTCCGGGAGTTGGCGCACACCGACCCGCTCACCGGGCTGGCGAACCGGCGCGGGCTGCTGCGCGCGCTGCACGAGGAGCTTTCGCCCGCGCCGGTGGTGCTGCTCGGACTCGACCTGGACGGGTTCAAGGTCGTCAACGACATGCGCGGTCACGACGTCGGCGACGCCGTGCTCGTCGAGGTGGGGCAGCGGCTGCGCCGCACCCTCGGGCCGGGGCACGTGCCGGCCCGGCTGGGCGGGGACGAGTTCGCGGTGCTGCTGCGCGGCGATCCGGCCGGGGCGCAGCGGATGGCCGAACGGCTGCTGCTGGCGCTCGGCGGGGCGTACCAGAGCGCGGAGGGGCCGGTCTACCTGTCGGTGAGCATCGGCGTGGCCGTCCGGTCCGGCTCCGGCGCGGTGGAGGACCTGCTCCGGCACGCCGACCTGGCGCTGCGCTACGCCAAGCAGCGCGGCAAGAACCGGGTCGAGCGGTACGACGCCGGCCACGAGGACCGGCTGCGCCGGCGTACCACGCTGGAGCACGAACTGCGCGGCGCGATCGGCCGGGACGAGCTGTGGCTGGCCTTCCAGCCGGTGGTGGCGGTGCCCTCGGTGCGCCCGGTGGGTGCCGAGGCGCTGCTGCGGTGGGAGCACCCCACCCTCGGGTCGGTCCGGCCGGACGAGTTCATCCCGCTGGCCGAGGAGTGCGGGATGATCGCCGACCTGGGGGCGTGGGTGCTGCACCGGGCCTGCCACCAGCTCTCCGTGTGGCTGGCCGACGGGCACGACGTCTGGGTGTCGGTGAACGTCTCGCCGCGGGAGCTGCACCGGCCCGAGTACGTCCGGCAGGTCACCGAGGCGCTGCGGATGCACCGGGTGCCGGCGCAGCGGCTGGTGCTGGAGGTGACCGAGCACGCCGTCGCCACCGACCTGGACGAGCTGATCGACCGGCTCACCGCGCTGCGCGCGATCGGCGTACGGGTCGCGCTGGACGACTTCGGCGCCGGCTACTCCTCGCTGGGTCAGCTGCGCCGGTTGCCCATCGACATCCTGAAGATCGACCACAGCCTGGTCACCGATCCGGAGCCCGAGCCGAACGGCGCGATCCGCAGCGTGGCCGCGGTCGGGATGGTCGACATGGTGATGCGGCTCGGGCACCGGCTGGGCCTGGAGGTGATCGCCGAGGGGGTGACCACGCCGACCGAGCTGGCGGCGGTGGTGGCGGCCGGCTGCCGGTTCGGGCAGGGGCTGCTGTTCGGCTGGGGCGTGCCGGCGGAGCACCTGGCGGCCCAGTTGGAGGCGGCTTCGGCGCGTACCGGCGAGGGGCCGCGGGCGGACGGGGTCGCGGTGCCGCCCCGCTCGCCGGTGGACGAGGTGATCGTGGCGTCGGCGCAGGGGGTCACCGTGGTCCCGGTGTCACCGGTAGGGGTGCCGCAGGCGGGGCCGCCGGAGAGCCCCACCGGGGCGCCGGTCGCGCCGGTCGCCGCCGCTCCGGCCCTGGCCGGGGGCGGTGAGGACGGTCCGGTCCGGCCGTCGCAGCGCGGCGCCGGGTCCACCGGAGCGACGCGTTCTGTCCAAGATGTGGGAGCAGTTGACTCAGGGCGTGAGATGCGTCAGGCTTGA
- a CDS encoding acetolactate synthase large subunit, protein MTRPTPETIAQRAHAAQPVPAVASPATVAAAAAVRTTSPVQLSGAGTLVRSLEALGVDVVFGIPGGAILPAYDPLYDSAVRHILVRHEQGAGHAATGYAQATGKVGVCIATSGPGATNLVTPIADAYMDSVPLVAITGQVARPLIGSDAFQEADIQGITLPITKHNFLVQTAEELPRILAEAFHLASTGRPGPVLVDVPKDVLQAQTTFRWPPTLDLPGYRPTLHPHGKQIREAARLMAAARRPVLYVGGGVLKGRATEGLRRLAELTGIPVVTTLMARGAFPDSHRQHLGMPGMHGTVAAVYALQRTDLIIALGTRFDDRVTGKLDSFAPGAKVVHADIDPAEIGKNRHADVPIVGDVRHVIDELLTAVGQERSGAVDRTEWWAQLDDLRRRYPLGYDEPEDGTLAPQHVIKRLGEIVGPDAVYVAGVGQHQMWASQFVSYEKPRSWLNSGGLGTMGYAVPAAMGAKVGRPDATVWAIDGDGCFQMTNQELATCALEGIPIKVAVINNGNLGMVRQWQTLFYDQRYSNTELGTHKHRIPDFVKLAEALGCVGLRCENAADVDRTIEAAMAVNDAPVVVDFVVGKDAMVWPMVAAGTSNDEIMFARDVRPNFDEDDEVLS, encoded by the coding sequence ATGACGCGACCCACACCAGAGACCATCGCCCAGCGAGCCCACGCCGCCCAGCCGGTGCCGGCCGTCGCCTCGCCCGCCACCGTGGCGGCGGCCGCGGCGGTACGCACCACATCCCCGGTCCAGCTCTCCGGCGCCGGCACGCTCGTCCGGTCGCTGGAGGCGCTCGGCGTGGACGTGGTCTTCGGCATTCCCGGCGGCGCGATCCTGCCGGCGTACGACCCGCTCTACGACTCCGCCGTGCGGCACATCCTGGTCCGGCACGAGCAGGGCGCCGGGCACGCCGCCACCGGCTACGCGCAGGCCACCGGGAAGGTGGGCGTCTGCATCGCCACCTCCGGCCCGGGCGCGACCAACCTGGTCACCCCGATCGCCGACGCGTACATGGACTCGGTGCCGCTGGTGGCGATCACCGGGCAGGTGGCCCGGCCGCTGATCGGCTCGGACGCCTTCCAGGAGGCGGACATCCAGGGCATCACGCTGCCGATCACCAAGCACAACTTCCTGGTCCAGACCGCCGAGGAGCTTCCGCGGATCCTGGCCGAGGCGTTCCACCTGGCCTCGACCGGCCGGCCGGGGCCGGTGCTGGTGGACGTCCCCAAGGACGTGCTCCAGGCGCAGACGACCTTCCGCTGGCCGCCCACGCTCGACCTGCCCGGCTACCGGCCGACGCTGCACCCGCACGGCAAGCAGATCCGGGAGGCCGCCCGGCTGATGGCCGCCGCCCGCCGCCCGGTGCTGTACGTCGGCGGCGGGGTGCTCAAGGGGCGGGCCACCGAGGGCCTGCGCCGGCTGGCCGAGCTGACCGGGATCCCGGTGGTGACCACGCTGATGGCCCGGGGCGCGTTCCCGGACTCGCACCGGCAGCACCTGGGCATGCCCGGCATGCACGGCACGGTGGCCGCGGTGTACGCGCTGCAACGCACCGACCTGATCATCGCGCTCGGCACCCGGTTCGACGACCGGGTGACCGGCAAGCTGGACTCGTTCGCCCCGGGCGCCAAGGTGGTGCACGCCGACATCGACCCGGCGGAGATCGGCAAGAACCGGCACGCCGACGTGCCGATCGTGGGTGACGTGCGGCACGTGATCGACGAGCTGCTCACCGCGGTCGGCCAGGAGCGCTCCGGCGCGGTCGACCGGACCGAGTGGTGGGCGCAGCTGGACGATCTGCGTCGCCGCTACCCGCTGGGCTACGACGAGCCGGAGGACGGCACGCTCGCGCCGCAGCACGTGATCAAGCGGCTCGGCGAGATCGTCGGCCCGGACGCGGTGTACGTGGCCGGGGTCGGGCAGCACCAGATGTGGGCCAGCCAGTTCGTCTCGTACGAGAAGCCGCGCAGTTGGCTGAACTCCGGCGGCCTCGGCACCATGGGCTACGCCGTGCCGGCGGCCATGGGCGCCAAGGTGGGCCGGCCGGACGCGACCGTCTGGGCGATCGACGGGGACGGCTGCTTCCAGATGACCAATCAGGAGCTGGCGACCTGCGCCCTGGAGGGCATCCCGATCAAGGTCGCCGTGATCAACAACGGCAATCTGGGCATGGTGCGCCAGTGGCAGACGCTCTTCTACGACCAGCGGTACTCGAACACGGAACTGGGCACCCACAAGCACCGGATCCCGGACTTCGTGAAGCTGGCCGAGGCGCTCGGCTGCGTGGGTCTGCGCTGCGAGAACGCGGCCGACGTGGACCGGACGATCGAGGCCGCGATGGCCGTCAACGACGCCCCCGTGGTGGTCGACTTCGTGGTCGGCAAGGACGCCATGGTCTGGCCCATGGTGGCCGCCGGCACCAGCAACGACGAGATCATGTTCGCTCGGGACGTGCGGCCGAACTTCGACGAGGACGACGAGGTTCTCTCATGA
- the ilvN gene encoding acetolactate synthase small subunit → MTIHTLSVLVENKPGVLARVAGLFSRRGFNIDSLAVGETENPEVSRITIVVNAETSPLEQVTKQLNKLVNVLKIVELDPVVSVARELLLVKVRVDRSARSQVLETVDLFRARVVDVSPETLTIEATGTPDKLEALLRDLEPFGIKEMVQSGLVAIGRGSRSIAAGPALRAA, encoded by the coding sequence ATGACCATTCACACCCTCTCCGTCCTGGTGGAGAACAAGCCGGGCGTGCTGGCCCGGGTGGCGGGGCTGTTCTCCCGGCGCGGATTCAACATCGACTCGTTGGCCGTGGGGGAGACCGAGAACCCCGAGGTCTCCCGGATCACGATCGTGGTCAACGCCGAGACCTCGCCACTGGAGCAGGTCACCAAGCAGCTCAACAAGCTGGTCAACGTACTGAAGATCGTGGAGCTGGATCCGGTGGTCTCGGTGGCTCGGGAACTTCTGCTGGTCAAGGTGCGGGTCGACCGGTCCGCCCGGTCCCAGGTGCTGGAGACCGTGGACCTGTTCCGGGCGCGTGTCGTGGACGTCTCCCCGGAGACCCTCACGATCGAGGCCACCGGCACGCCCGACAAGCTGGAAGCGCTGCTGCGCGACCTCGAACCGTTCGGCATCAAGGAGATGGTCCAGTCCGGGCTGGTGGCGATCGGCCGGGGCTCCCGGTCCATCGCCGCCGGCCCCGCGCTGCGGGCCGCGTGA
- the ilvC gene encoding ketol-acid reductoisomerase, which yields MSVEVYYDDDADLGVIQGRTVAVIGYGSQGHAHALSLRDSGVDVVVGLPEGSKSRAKAQEQGLVVRTPAEAAQAADVIMILAPDTVQRTLYAESIAPHLSAGKALLFGHGFNIRYGFISPPADVDVAMVAPKGPGHLVRRQYVDGKGVPCLVAIEQDASGNALALALAYAKGIGGTRAGVIRTSFAEETETDLFGEQAVLCGGASALVQTGFEVLTEAGYAPEIAYFECLHELKLIVDLMYEGGIARMRYSVSDTAEYGDYSRGPRVIDARVKDEMRRILAEIKAGDFAREWIAEDDAGRPNFTKWRAEGAAHPIEETGQKLRGMMSWVDRPITETA from the coding sequence ATGAGCGTTGAGGTGTACTACGACGACGACGCCGACCTGGGGGTCATCCAGGGCCGCACGGTCGCGGTGATCGGGTACGGCAGCCAGGGGCACGCGCACGCGCTGTCGCTGCGGGACTCCGGCGTCGACGTGGTGGTCGGCCTGCCCGAGGGTTCCAAGAGCCGGGCCAAGGCACAGGAGCAGGGCCTTGTGGTGCGTACGCCGGCCGAGGCGGCGCAGGCGGCCGACGTGATCATGATTCTCGCGCCGGACACCGTGCAGCGCACGCTCTACGCCGAGTCGATCGCGCCGCACCTGTCCGCGGGCAAGGCGCTGCTCTTCGGCCACGGTTTCAACATCCGGTACGGCTTCATCTCCCCGCCGGCCGACGTGGACGTGGCGATGGTGGCCCCGAAGGGACCGGGCCACCTGGTCCGCCGGCAGTACGTCGACGGCAAGGGCGTGCCGTGCCTGGTGGCGATCGAGCAGGACGCCAGCGGGAACGCGCTGGCGCTGGCGCTGGCGTACGCCAAGGGGATCGGCGGGACGCGGGCCGGGGTGATCCGGACCAGCTTCGCCGAGGAGACCGAGACCGACCTGTTCGGCGAGCAGGCGGTGCTCTGCGGCGGCGCCTCCGCGCTGGTGCAGACGGGCTTCGAGGTGCTCACCGAGGCCGGGTACGCCCCGGAGATCGCGTACTTCGAGTGCCTGCACGAGCTGAAGCTGATCGTCGACCTGATGTACGAGGGCGGCATCGCCCGGATGCGGTACAGCGTCTCCGACACGGCCGAGTACGGCGACTACTCGCGCGGACCGCGCGTGATCGACGCACGGGTCAAGGATGAGATGCGGCGGATCCTCGCGGAGATCAAGGCCGGGGACTTCGCCCGGGAGTGGATCGCCGAGGACGACGCGGGTCGGCCGAACTTCACCAAGTGGCGGGCCGAGGGCGCGGCGCACCCGATCGAGGAGACCGGTCAGAAGCTGCGCGGCATGATGAGCTGGGTGGACCGGCCGATCACCGAGACCGCCTAG
- the serA gene encoding phosphoglycerate dehydrogenase, with protein MTPVVLIAEELAPAAIDVLAHDFDVRHVDGTDRPALLAALASADAVIVRSATQIDAEAVAAATRLKVVARAGVGLDNVDVPAATARGIMVVNAPTSNIVSAAEQAVALLLAVARHTASASSALKAGEWKRSRYTGVEVQGKTVGVVGLGRIGVLFAQRMAAFGTRLIAYDPYIQPARAAQLGVRLVGLDELLRDSDFISIHLPKTPETVGLIGEKELSIVKPGVRIVNAARGGLVDEEALAHALAEGRVGGAGIDVYAKEPCTASPLFAFDNVVATPHLGASTAEAQDKAGLAVARSVKLALQGEFVPDAVNVQAGGVVAEDVRPLLPLAEKLGKVFTAVAGQVAASVTVEVRGEIVENDVSVLRLAATKGLFTSVVEEQVSYVNAPHLAADRGVEVELSAIAETSEQPNLVTVRGALPDGRTVSVSGTVVGGPGGRDVVKLTEVDGFDLELGAEGILLFFRYADRPGVVGTVGSILGEAGVNIAAMQVARREAGGEALMTLTVDSAVGVELLDSAAASIGATAASAVDLRDE; from the coding sequence ATGACTCCTGTCGTACTGATCGCCGAAGAACTCGCTCCCGCCGCCATTGACGTGCTTGCCCACGATTTCGACGTACGGCACGTGGACGGCACCGACCGCCCGGCACTGCTGGCCGCGCTCGCCTCCGCCGACGCGGTGATCGTGCGCAGCGCCACCCAGATCGACGCCGAGGCGGTGGCCGCGGCCACCCGACTCAAGGTGGTGGCCCGGGCCGGTGTCGGGCTGGACAACGTGGACGTGCCGGCCGCCACCGCCCGCGGAATCATGGTGGTCAACGCGCCCACCTCCAACATCGTGTCGGCCGCCGAGCAGGCCGTCGCGCTGCTGCTGGCGGTGGCCCGGCACACCGCGAGCGCCAGCTCGGCGCTGAAGGCCGGTGAGTGGAAGCGGTCCCGGTACACGGGCGTCGAGGTGCAGGGCAAGACCGTGGGCGTGGTCGGGCTCGGCCGGATCGGCGTGTTGTTCGCGCAGCGGATGGCGGCGTTCGGCACCCGGCTCATCGCGTACGACCCGTACATCCAGCCGGCCCGCGCGGCCCAGCTCGGTGTCCGGCTGGTGGGGCTGGACGAACTGCTGCGGGACAGCGACTTCATCTCGATCCACCTGCCCAAGACGCCCGAGACGGTCGGCCTGATCGGCGAGAAGGAGCTGTCGATCGTCAAGCCCGGCGTGCGCATCGTCAACGCCGCCCGCGGCGGCCTGGTGGACGAGGAGGCCCTGGCGCACGCCCTGGCCGAGGGCCGGGTCGGTGGCGCCGGCATCGACGTGTACGCCAAGGAGCCGTGCACGGCGTCGCCGCTGTTCGCCTTCGACAACGTGGTCGCCACCCCGCACCTGGGCGCCTCCACGGCCGAGGCGCAGGACAAGGCCGGGCTCGCGGTGGCCCGCAGCGTCAAGCTCGCGTTGCAGGGCGAGTTCGTCCCGGACGCGGTGAACGTGCAGGCCGGCGGCGTGGTCGCCGAGGACGTCCGGCCGCTGCTGCCGCTGGCCGAGAAGCTGGGCAAGGTCTTCACGGCCGTCGCCGGGCAGGTCGCCGCGAGCGTGACCGTGGAGGTCCGGGGCGAGATCGTCGAGAACGACGTGTCGGTGCTGCGGCTCGCGGCCACCAAGGGCCTCTTCACCTCGGTGGTGGAGGAGCAGGTCAGCTACGTCAACGCCCCGCACCTGGCCGCGGACCGCGGCGTCGAGGTGGAGCTGTCGGCGATCGCCGAGACCAGCGAGCAGCCCAACCTGGTGACGGTACGCGGCGCCCTGCCGGACGGCCGGACCGTCAGCGTCTCGGGCACCGTGGTGGGCGGCCCGGGTGGCCGCGACGTGGTGAAGCTGACCGAGGTGGACGGCTTCGACCTGGAGCTGGGCGCCGAGGGCATCCTGCTGTTCTTCCGGTACGCGGACCGGCCCGGTGTGGTCGGCACGGTGGGCTCGATCCTCGGCGAGGCCGGGGTCAACATCGCGGCCATGCAGGTGGCCCGGCGGGAGGCCGGCGGCGAGGCGCTGATGACCCTCACCGTCGACTCGGCGGTCGGGGTCGAGCTGCTCGACTCGGCGGCCGCCTCGATCGGTGCCACCGCCGCGAGCGCCGTGGACCTGCGCGACGAGTAG